The genomic stretch CCACTCCGCCGCTCTTCAGCCCCCCGCCGCGGCACCACCTGGACCCCCATCGCATGGAACACCTGAGCCCAGAGGACATGGCCCTAGCCACGCATCACCCGAGTGCCTTTGATAGGGTGCTGCGGCTCAACCCCATGGCGATGGACCCGCCTGTGATGGATTTCTCACGGAGGTTGCGGGAGCTGGCCGGGAATACATCTGGCTCTACGCCACCCCTGTCCCCAAACCGGCCCAGCCCCATGCAAAGGCTGCTGCAACCATTCCAGCCAGGGGCCAAACCCCCCTTCTTGGCCACCCCTCCTCTCCCGACAATGCAGTCTCCTTCTGGTTCCCAGTCAACCCCCaaccagcagcagcaacagcagcagcagacgCCCCTGAAGTCCAAGTCATGTGAGTTTTGTGGAAAGACTTTCAAGTTCCAGAGTAACTTAATTGTCCACCGGCGGagccacacaggagagaaaccatacaAGTGCCACCTTTGCGACCATGCCTGTACGCAGGCCAGCAAGCTAAAGCGCCACATGAAGACTCACATGCACAAGTCCTCACCCATGACTGTCAAGTCTGATGATGGTCTTTCCACAGCCAGTTCCCCAGAACCGGGGACCAGTGAGTTAGTAGGCAGTGCCAGCAATGCCCTGAAATCGGTGGTGGCTAAGTTTAAGAGTGAGAATGACCATGGGTGCATGATCCCTGAGAATggggatgaggaggaggaggaagaagaagaggaggaggaggaggaggaggaggaggaagaggaggagatggagaatGAGGTGGGCAGGAACGACTACCACTTCAGTCTCAACCTTGAGGCCGCCCGGCACCACGAGAACAACAGTGGGCGGCACGGCGGCGGCGAGGATGGGATTCCTCGTTCGCTCCCAGACGTCATGCAGGGCATGGGTCTGGCAGCAAGCATGCAGCACTACAGCGAGGCCTTCCATCAACACAAGCGGGGAGCGCTGACCTCGGAAACAGAGGCCCAGAGGGACATGTGCGATGAGGACTCTGTGGCCGGGGAGTCAGATCGAGTAGATGATGGCTCTGGATCCGCCATTAATGGGAGAGGGTCTTCTCCAGGTGAATCGGCCTCAGTGGGCCTGTCCAAGAAGCTGCTACTGGGTAGTCCCAGCTCCCTAAGCCCTTTCTCAAAACGCATCAAAATGGAGAAGGATTTTGACCTTCCCACCACCACCATCCCCAACACTGAGAATGTATATTCCCAGTGGCTGGCTGGCTACGCTGCTTCCCGGCAGCTCAAAGACCCTTTTCTGAACTTCGGAGATTCCAGACAATCGCCTTTTGCCTCTTCTTCCGAGCACTCTTCGGAGAATGGCAGTTTACGCTTCTCCACCCCCCCGGGGGAGATGGACGGAGGGGTTTCGGGCCGCAGTGGCACAGGGAGCGGAGGGAGCACCCCTCACATTGGGGGCCCTGGCCGGCCCAGCTCCAAGGAAGGCCGACGTAGTGACACTTGCGAGTACTGTGGTAAAGTCTTCAAAAACTGCAGTAACCTAACAGTTCACCGGAGGAGCCACACGGGGGAAAGGCCGTATAAATGTGAGCTCTGCAATTACGCCTGTGCTCAGAGTAGCAAACTCACCCGGCACATGAAAACACATGGCCAAGTGGGAAAGGACGTTTACAAATGTGAAATCTGTCAGATGCCTTTTAGTGTGTACAGTACCCTGGAGAAACACATGAAAAAATGGCACAGTGATCGCGTCTTGAATAACGATATTAAAACTGAATAGAAAAGTATCGATTACCCATCCGCCCGTAAACGTTCCCTGTAGATTTCCCTTTGGTAGTCCAGTGGAAGCGAAGAAAACGTGCTTGTCACCAGCACATCTTGTTTAATTTACCGTTGAATGCATGATCTGTATCGGGGCAATACTATTGCATTTACGCAAACTTCGAGCCTTTCTCTTGTGCAataatttacatgttgtgtattttttttctttttttttcttttttaattagacAGCATGTATGGTATGTTTTGGCtaatttttaaaaaattgtCCCTGGTTGGTTAGTTGTTGAGTAAATGTGTTGCTGTTtccttgttattttttatttaagagagaaaaaaaatgccaTGCTGCATACATTCTGTAATACATAtcatgtacagttttgtgttgtaaCATGGAGGAAAACAGTCTATTGCTTAACCCTCTCTGGACGGGCTGGGAATCGCACTTAAACTAATCTTTCTAAAAGATAATCTGTCCAAATGGGGTTAAAAATATCAATTGggttatttacaaaatataaagcaGTGACAGCCTTGAAtttcttaataaaaataaaataaaaatagaaaaaagtaattaaaatttgaatttgtactATCATttggtaaaacaaaaatctgagTGCCTTGGATATATTGAAACTGCATTGGTTAATCTTCCTATTTGTAATAAGCTTGGAGTCTCAGCTAGATACTGGAAGTGGGTCTTTTGGATCCTAAATAAGGTTCTTGCATCAAGCACCTGACTGCTATGGTCAACTGTGACTACAcaagaaaattgaaaataatcGAATAAAATTTCTAGTTAATCATCATTTAGCTACCTATTACATGTATATCTTTTAATTATGACTCTGTTTACTAGCATGTTACATGCTATACTGTGTGGATtttcaaacatttttgttttggtacCATACACACTGGTACTACGATTTACAAATGGTTAATTCACAATCTTAagctcttttatttttatttttattttgttttaaaggttttaatgtttttataagTAGCACAAAACTATGATGTACCTGCTTGGAACTCCAGTGTGCAGCCCGGGCAGTATTACTGAATAAGGCACCTAAAACAAGGGCATTTGAATTCTAATCAGAATTTAGCAAAGCTTAACAGAAACTGATGGGAAATGGGAGAGCAGAGACGGGGAgacgtgtgtttgtgtttgtgtgtgtgcgcgcggggggagggggggttgttTAGGATTTGTTTTGTATAAAGAAGCATTTGAGAATTATTTTAGTGATGATTAACTATGAATTGCCTATACAAGAAATTGAAATCCTAAAAAGAATTTCATTCACAAGAGTTGCAGTATGTACACCTGTGCTCCCTAAAAGAGAAAAACGAAAAAGATGTTAAATTTTTCATACACTGTGTGCTATTTGTGTTGACATATAAAGGATAATTTTTCCATTATTAAGTTAGCATCCGCCCCAATTGATGTTAAGATAGCACTTGAGACTCTGCCCGTGGTGTCTGTATCTTTTTCTTTAATCAGAGGTACAGAGGTTGAGTATAAAATAAGACTGCTCATATATAGGACAATTAAGTGCACTGTACAATTTTCCCAGTTTACAGGTATACACTTAAGGGAAAACTTGCTATAATGCTGACATGAATATGATCTCATTGTTTAGCATAGAAAAAAATACTTCTGCCAGCCATTTCCTCGCCTAGTAAGCCTAGCTACTTGGGCACAACGTAGCAGTGCTGTGAATGGAAATAGACTACCCTTCTATCGAATGAATGACCGGACTCGCTACTTACAGTGCAAACCTTTTTTTGTacaaatttttttaaatataaatgttaaaagaaTTTTTTAAAAGAACACTTCATTATCTTTAGGGGAACTGTATTTAAGGTTTTTTTCTTCGTCTTGGTGGTATTCAAGACTTgatcacaatatatataaaagaaaaagaaatctgTGAtagaggacttttttttttttttttttttttttttttttttgccttggcTATACACAGCTCTTCAGGTTGAATAAAACTTGCATTGGGGAAAGGTTtaagattatatataaatatatatatagaacttAAATATAGGAAAATGCACACTCATGTTGATTCCTATGCTAAAACACATTTATGGTCTacttttttctgtatttctagaatggtatttgaattaaatgttcACCTAGTGTAGGCACTATAGTATTTATATTGAGGCTTGTATTTTTAACTGTTGCTTGTTCTCTTAAAAGGTATCAATGTACCTTTTTCGGTAGTGGAAAAAAACAGGCTGCCacagtatatttttttaatttggcagGATAATATAGTGcaaattatttgtatgtttcaaaaaaataaaaataaaaaaaacaaacgtgTGGCATTGTATAGATGAAAGGCCATATAATGGTCTCTTTTGAGGAGTCCTTTCAGAATGTCCACAATAGCTAAAACAGGTGGTTGtacatatcttttttttttctcctgctgCCATTATGTATGCAGTACTGCAAGCTAATGTTGGTTTGTTCTGTAGTGTGCTTTTTTGTCCCTCAACTTCTCTCACCCTACTACATTCCAGCATCTTAAAGAAAATTCATatgcagtaaataaaataaaaaaataataaaaaaattacataaaaataaatgttttgcaggtttttttttcattgccaAAAACTAAATGGTGCTTTATATTTAGATTGGGAAGAATTTCATATGCaaagcatatttaaaaataaaaaaataaaggaaaagccCGCTTGAGTTGATACTTTTTTGTAAATGGCAATGCGGAATATTTTGTTATCAGCCTTTTCTATTCCTGTAATGAAAGCTGTTTGTTGTAACTTGAACTTGAACTTTATCTTTTACTATGGGAGtcactatttattattacttatgTGCTCTGTTCAAAACAGAAGTACAGAAATggatctttttattttcttttttatttttattattattattttttttaagatgacCAAAGGTCATTAACAACCTGGctttttgttgtatttgtttctggTCTATGTTAAGTTCTATTGGAGAAACCACTGTCTGTGTTTTTTGGCAGTTGTCTGCATTATCCTGTTCACACACCCATTTTGTCCCTTTattgaaaaaaattaataaaaattttAAAGTATACTTATTGTGGTTCTGGGTGCTTATTCGTTGTTTTTGTAAGAAGAGTTTCACTCAGGAATTCGGCCCAGCTAggtctttattttttcacatggGAGGGGCTGGGAGACTCTGCCACTGAAGTTGGAGATGTCAGATAGAGAATCTGTGTTAAATTATggtaattttgcaaagaagaaagagggggaaaaaaataaaaagaatccGGTGGGCAGCTGTCTCTATCACAGAGCCTCACTTACAGTTGGcagtaatttacatttttgctgGCAGTGTAGCGAAGAGAGGGCTGGAGCCCTGCCCCCCCTCACCCTCCCAAagggctgttttggctgcaGGGCAGGGACGGGGCCACGCTGTTGATGCAGTGTTGGGAAGATCACATTGTGGTTGCTGTTGCACTACCTGTTTGGTGAAAAAAGTCACCGGCCCTGTGAGTCTGTCAATCTCCATGAGCGATGACACCATCACATAAAAATCATAGTTACACACATTCTGCTACAGGGCTGTAGCTGGGATGCTCTCTTTATTGGCGACCatgcaaattgcacatgtatCTCTCGTTTAAGaatgttttataaaatattgGCGCAGCAgtagaaaacacatttttcaaaatcaaaatattaCCAGgcctttttgtttaaatattgacCAATTTAAATTAACATGAAGTTATCAATACAAATTGACCAGCAGTCAGCAGTAATTGTtactttttacattatttttaccaGGATTATAATGtgttgtcattttaatgcaTCTTCTCCCTGtacacttttcatttttttggcatattgaaatgttttgtatttctctCTTTCATGTTTTCAATAAGTTTTGATATGGAGCAACTAACTGAATCCCCCCTTTCTGAAACACAACCAGTTCCCTATA from Amia ocellicauda isolate fAmiCal2 chromosome 23, fAmiCal2.hap1, whole genome shotgun sequence encodes the following:
- the bcl11aa gene encoding B-cell lymphoma/leukemia 11A isoform X1 gives rise to the protein MSRRKQGKPQHLSKRDFSPEPLEAILTDEEQEHRALGAPEGDHDLLTCGQCQMNFPLGDILIFIEHKRKQCNGSLCMDKAVDKPPSPSQSELKKPVEVGIQVTPEDDDCLSTSSRGICPKQENITGKDEPSSYTCTTCKQPFTSAWFLLQHAQNTHGFRIYLESDHGSPLTPRVGIPSGLGAECASQPPLHGIHLADNSPFNLLRIPGSVSSREAPSLREGRFPPTPPLFSPPPRHHLDPHRMEHLSPEDMALATHHPSAFDRVLRLNPMAMDPPVMDFSRRLRELAGNTSGSTPPLSPNRPSPMQRLLQPFQPGAKPPFLATPPLPTMQSPSGSQSTPNQQQQQQQQTPLKSKSCEFCGKTFKFQSNLIVHRRSHTGEKPYKCHLCDHACTQASKLKRHMKTHMHKSSPMTVKSDDGLSTASSPEPGTSELVGSASNALKSVVAKFKSENDHGCMIPENGDEEEEEEEEEEEEEEEEEEEEMENEVGRNDYHFSLNLEAARHHENNSGRHGGGEDGIPRSLPDVMQGMGLAASMQHYSEAFHQHKRGALTSETEAQRDMCDEDSVAGESDRVDDGSGSAINGRGSSPGESASVGLSKKLLLGSPSSLSPFSKRIKMEKDFDLPTTTIPNTENVYSQWLAGYAASRQLKDPFLNFGDSRQSPFASSSEHSSENGSLRFSTPPGEMDGGVSGRSGTGSGGSTPHIGGPGRPSSKEGRRSDTCEYCGKVFKNCSNLTVHRRSHTGERPYKCELCNYACAQSSKLTRHMKTHGQVGKDVYKCEICQMPFSVYSTLEKHMKKWHSDRVLNNDIKTE
- the bcl11aa gene encoding B-cell lymphoma/leukemia 11A isoform X2; translated protein: MNFPLGDILIFIEHKRKQCNGSLCMDKAVDKPPSPSQSELKKPVEVGIQVTPEDDDCLSTSSRGICPKQENITGKDEPSSYTCTTCKQPFTSAWFLLQHAQNTHGFRIYLESDHGSPLTPRVGIPSGLGAECASQPPLHGIHLADNSPFNLLRIPGSVSSREAPSLREGRFPPTPPLFSPPPRHHLDPHRMEHLSPEDMALATHHPSAFDRVLRLNPMAMDPPVMDFSRRLRELAGNTSGSTPPLSPNRPSPMQRLLQPFQPGAKPPFLATPPLPTMQSPSGSQSTPNQQQQQQQQTPLKSKSCEFCGKTFKFQSNLIVHRRSHTGEKPYKCHLCDHACTQASKLKRHMKTHMHKSSPMTVKSDDGLSTASSPEPGTSELVGSASNALKSVVAKFKSENDHGCMIPENGDEEEEEEEEEEEEEEEEEEEEMENEVGRNDYHFSLNLEAARHHENNSGRHGGGEDGIPRSLPDVMQGMGLAASMQHYSEAFHQHKRGALTSETEAQRDMCDEDSVAGESDRVDDGSGSAINGRGSSPGESASVGLSKKLLLGSPSSLSPFSKRIKMEKDFDLPTTTIPNTENVYSQWLAGYAASRQLKDPFLNFGDSRQSPFASSSEHSSENGSLRFSTPPGEMDGGVSGRSGTGSGGSTPHIGGPGRPSSKEGRRSDTCEYCGKVFKNCSNLTVHRRSHTGERPYKCELCNYACAQSSKLTRHMKTHGQVGKDVYKCEICQMPFSVYSTLEKHMKKWHSDRVLNNDIKTE